Sequence from the Gracilinanus agilis isolate LMUSP501 chromosome 6, AgileGrace, whole genome shotgun sequence genome:
AGCACTGCCCAAGACTTAGAATCAACCTCTTCCCAGCCCCGTATTTGCTCTAGTGTTTAGAATCAGTCCCGTACTTGGAATGTAGCGATGCGAGTATTACTCCGCTCTCCCGCGAGTACTTTCAGACCACTTCCCACTAGGTGCTTTGaaatccctctttctttccctttcccttccggGAGGTGCTTTGGGATCCCTCTTTCCTTGCTTCTTTGGGCTCACAAATTTCCTTCCGCTCCCCGCGCTTTGGGATCGGCTCCCCTTAGGGACTTTCCTTCCCATTAGTGTCGGGATCACagctcttccccttcccccctcgcCAGGTGCACCGGGTCGATGCAGCGGTCCAGAGCGGAGGTGGCGACGGATGAAGCGGGGGCGGGAGAGGGCTTGAGGCAGAGCTGGCGGAGCTGGTCTCTGTGGAGAGCCTGGGAGCAGTGGTGGGAGGGCCCGAACGGCGGCCGGCGGCGCTGGACCACCTGGTGTTCTTCGTCCTGCTGGTGGGTGCCCTTGCAGCGGGGCCTGTGGCTGCTTGAATCCGGGCTCTACCTGCTGCTGTCCCTGGGTTTGTGCCATGCTCTCTTCACCACGGGTTGCCACCTGCTGCGTTCTCTCTGGCCCGTAGTGGCCGCTGTGTGGAAGCATCTTCTGCCTGCCCTGCTGCTCATGGCCTTGAGTGCGTTGCCGGCCCTGCTTTTTGCCGCCTCCTTTCTTCTGCTCCTCTCTACCTTGCTCAGCCTGCTGGGGCTACTGACTGGAATGACCCGGCCTGGACCTGTCATCAGCCTCAATTCTGGCCTCGACCCCGGTCCCAGGCCCATCTAATACAAGGGACCACTATCTGCCCCTAATACGGCCCCAAATCCAGCCTTGGCCTTGAACCCGTCCTCAACCCCATCCAATACAAGGGACGGGCTTTGCCCTCTGCCACCGCCTCTAGCCTCATGGGTCTCCTCTGTTTGGTTTGGTCCCGTTGAGTCCTGcccttgctctctttctctcagcCTCCTGTGCACTTTGGCTCCATCAGACCCAGGAGTTCCCCTTTGTCCAGCCTCTATTCCTGGGACTTATCCAGTATCTTTGGTCTTTTTTGCCCCAGAAGTCCCGCTGGGCCTTGGGTGGGTTGGGAGAGAAGCTATTGCTCTCAAGGAACCCTCTTCTCTCTAGAGGCAAAAAGGGGGAGGGACATGGAGGCTCCAAGAATGGGCACACCAAGTACAGATAAGAATCTGGAGCTCTAAGAAATCTGGGCAAGACTCTGGCCTACCACATCCTTGCTGTATACTGGTACTCCATATTTAGAGCAAGATTAGGCAGGGAAGTGGGAACCATATCTTCAGGGCTCAATCTAGAGGCCAGGGTCCAGACTTGAGTATGAGGGGCCGGGGCACAACAGACCAGTAGGAGATACAACAGACCAGTAGGCATGGTTCCAGAGTGGTGGAGGTATTGGGGATTTATGAGAAGGAGTTAGGTGGGAGGGTCTGAGTAAAAGGGCATGGGCATGAGGGGCCAAGTTTAAGGAACTGGGAGGACCAAAGTGGAAACatgcctctatttcctttttttttttttaaacccttaccttccatcttggagccaaatactgtgtattggctccaaggcagaagagtggtaagggtaggcaatgggggtcaagtgacttgcccagggtcacaaggctgggaagtatctgaggccagatttgaacctaagacctcccatctctaggccctctatttccttttatcagTGCCCAGGTTAAGAAATATCCTCATTCCTGTACTTCTATCTTTCCTCCCCAATGGCTCTCCCTTCCACAACTTTTTTCAAGATTCTCCCCAATCAATCATCTTCAGCCCCTTAGTTACTCTAGCTATTGCCCTCATGTCCCTACCTATACCAACTCCAatgtttccaaattttttcccaatttccctaTTTCCCAATATTTTCCAATTCCTTAGTTCGGCAGTCCTATTGGTTACTGGGAAGGGACAGtggggaaatggagaaaagaacaaagatggcgctaaaatgaaaagaattgaatCTTGAGCTGGGTGTAGGGCACTGAGGTGGGATGGAGCTAGAAGGGCAAGTTATATAGCAGAATAGCTGGAGATACCAGATTTCCCCAAGTTTCCCCAGAGAACTGATAAAAGGGCAGCATAGAAAGGTGTCTCCCACTGCAGGAGAAGGGAGAGCCACCCCTTGGGTACTTTCCCCAGTGTGAGAATTTTATGGTCATGATTTCTCCAGGGCCCAGCCCTTACTAGAATGTCCTGTTGGCCTTGGCCATGTGAAAACAAAGAGTAATTTCTACTTCTAGTGTGATAAACTGTTGGGATCTTAAGTGTAGGGTCAGCGAAAACAGGAGATCGTTCCATAGAGCAGGATGGTTACTAGTCCTTCAGGACCAACTTGGTGTGCTAATTTGGGTTTAAGCCAAGGAAGACATCTGTACTCTCCACCTAGTTACTGATCAAGGTTGCTTATTGGAGAGAATACTACATATACCTCAGCCTATAATCACCCCTGGTTCCCAGGACCCTCAAATGGCACAACCTCTGCTTTGGACAGGAGCAACCAGTCTTCATTTGAGTTGCAAGGCACACTCTTAGGTACCTCTCAGTGATGTTTGACTCTCCTCATAGCTCAGCCCAGGATCTGCTATTCTCTCATTGAGCCACGTCTGGACCAGACATAGAATGCAAACACAAAattctagaaatagaaaatatgggTGGGGTATGTTAAGGCACAAGAACATTTCCAGGAATTGGTCAGGTCAATGCCCTTGAATGAACATGCCTCAAGTAAAGAAATAGCTTGTCCTGGGAGGGCCTggttccaaatctggcctcagatacttcctagatgtgtgaccttgggcaagtcacttaacccccattgcccaggccttaccattcttctgccttggaaccaatatcgattctaagacggaagataagggtttaaaagtccAAAGTGATTTCCAAAATGGTCTTTGTGGTTTATGTCAGTCAACTCCTCCAGACCGGTGAACTTCAGTCTCATTTGATCACACATCAGAACCTTCCCCCAAAATCAAGATGGTGTTGAGGTGTATGTAGGGGAAATAGAGGGGAAGAGGGTGTGTGAAGTGTGCCATGAGGTTTGGGGAAGAAAGGACATGGGGAATTTTGCTTGTACAGCTGCTATGGGCTACTGGATCCCTGAAAGGCTATAACTGCCCTGAAAGTAGACCAGCTACACAACCGAGGAAGCCCTGGAGGAATGAATAAGGAAAGAAGTTGAGATGGGTAGTTATGTTGGAAACAAGCCCATGACAAACTGGAGGAGAAGATGAGATTCTACCCATCTTCTCATCCTCCGTTGATTGATCACACACCCCTTCAGGTCTTGCCATGGTCTTCTTCGTTGTAGATCTCTGTTCTAGACCACTACTGAAGGCATATGTTTCCCATCAAGAACTCATTTCTCCATGGTCTGTAAGAACTCTGGGATGGGTCAGATGGGTCAGATGGGATGGATAGAATAGGACCTATGGATATCATGGACTTAGAACTTCCAGCATTTCTCCAGGGAGCTGCAGAAGAGTTGGGTTCTGTACAGAGAATATTTTCTTCCAGATTTTATTGGTAGGCAGTAGAATGGAGCAGACCTAGCTGCTCCAAGGACCATAAGGATGAACAGAACAGAAAATCACTTTAGGTCCTGGTCAAAGAAAACACTAAGTTCATGCCAGTGGCTTCAGGTTCCTTTACTCTTATTAGCACCTGTTTGGTGaagaggattatttttttttaattta
This genomic interval carries:
- the TMEM239 gene encoding transmembrane protein 239, translating into MQRSRAEVATDEAGAGEGLRQSWRSWSLWRAWEQWWEGPNGGRRRWTTWCSSSCWWVPLQRGLWLLESGLYLLLSLGLCHALFTTGCHLLRSLWPVVAAVWKHLLPALLLMALSALPALLFAASFLLLLSTLLSLLGLLTGMTRPGPVISLNSGLDPGPRPI